The following coding sequences are from one Danio rerio strain Tuebingen ecotype United States chromosome 21, GRCz12tu, whole genome shotgun sequence window:
- the pgap2 gene encoding post-GPI attachment to proteins factor 2, translated as MQQVPYGSVDRDKPLIRVPFTRLAVITVCLPLLGLVACIVLAMLYHYNDATYTHCQVPNYLPSISAAISLTPERYIWRFSIGLHSAPRFLVAAAYLSFYRGRFSRRLTEQLLSGFTFLLALSENVGLLLLTYVSSTETYSVHKSGFILFIGSSLFHMLCTCKLWSLIVKYSISSEEMMSYWFKLRLFLFNGGCCVLAVYFYRRHNTYCEEGITHASRCVSIWWCCPTWPST; from the exons ATGCAACAGGTCCCGTACGGTTCTGTGGATCGAGACAAGCCTCTGATCCGCGTGCCGTTCACCCGGCTAGCGGTGATTACGGTGTGTTTGCCTCTGCTCGGCCTCGTCGCCTGTATCGTGCTGGCGATGCTCTACCACTACAATGATGCCACATATACACACTGCCAG GTTCCAAACTACCTCCCGTCGATCAGCGCAGCCATCAGTCTAACTCCTGAACGCTACATCTGGCGCTTCAGCATCGGTCTGCATTCTGCCCCACGCTTCCTGGTAGCCGCTGCGTATTTGAGCTTTTACCGCGGACGCTTCTCCAGGAGGCTGACGGAGCAGCTGCTGAGTGGCTTCACATTCCTCTTAGCTCTGAGTGAAAATGTTGGCCTGCTTCTGCTCACCTACGTCTCCTCCACTGAGACATACA GTGTCCATAAGAGCGGCTTCATCCTGTTTATTGGCAGCTCTCTGTTCCACATGTTGTGCACCTGCAAATTGTGGTCCCTGATTGTCAAGTATTCGATCAGTTCAGAG GAGATGATGTCGTACTGGTTTAAGCTCCGCCTTTTCCTGTTCAACGGCGGCTGCTGTGTGTTGGCGGTCTACTTCTACAGGCGGCACAACACGTACTGTGAAGAAGGAA